Proteins found in one Trueperaceae bacterium genomic segment:
- a CDS encoding cbb3-type cytochrome c oxidase subunit I produces the protein MTTTKQHREGRLVMTLYLGTGLALVVLLMLAGLAMRLGQAGWLKLASVDFYALLTLHGAGMIAAMVLCGMGGLWYLVRREVDMSLAVGLWAFGTALTGIVLVAVAAGIGKFAAAWTFLYPLPFVNPTWPQWSTGAFLIGLTLVVVGWAVWCIQLLEAVLRGYGGFRGILGIDMVFRPKAFAAAGRKPAPPQMLPAFVIAFDGLIAATAASLLGVALIVHWLDPSVRLDPLWAKNLTYFFGHDLANFIIYMLIAQVYVGLPLYTRRPWPNTTVLTIGWWGTLLFLLLAFPHHLYMDFAQPVWIQYVGTAASYLSALPVAVVTVFGGVLLVWGSGMRWALGSTFMFAGLAGWIVGGIGALLDATIHFNTVLHNTLWVPAHFHTYLLGGSFLFAIGWAFAMVEGRSPRTSSAATRWVVAGSVLVGIALLLASFYVAGAAGVPRRYDVEPDPGAFWAGVGSVGAIVLILGLLVGLVEGVRIWRGLKQPRAVGDWPWAPEGAAQPQGVVK, from the coding sequence GTGACGACGACCAAGCAACACCGCGAGGGCAGGCTCGTCATGACCCTCTACCTCGGCACCGGCCTGGCGCTGGTGGTGCTCCTCATGCTGGCGGGGCTCGCCATGCGCCTGGGTCAGGCCGGTTGGTTGAAGCTCGCCTCGGTCGACTTCTACGCCCTCCTCACCCTGCACGGCGCCGGCATGATAGCCGCCATGGTCCTCTGCGGCATGGGTGGGCTCTGGTACCTGGTGCGGCGCGAGGTCGACATGAGCCTCGCCGTGGGGCTCTGGGCGTTCGGCACGGCGTTGACCGGGATCGTGCTCGTGGCCGTTGCCGCCGGGATCGGCAAGTTCGCCGCCGCCTGGACGTTCCTCTACCCCCTGCCGTTCGTCAACCCCACCTGGCCGCAGTGGTCGACGGGCGCCTTCCTCATCGGCCTGACGCTCGTGGTCGTGGGTTGGGCCGTGTGGTGCATCCAGCTCCTCGAGGCCGTGCTGCGCGGCTACGGCGGCTTCCGCGGCATCCTCGGGATCGACATGGTCTTCAGGCCCAAGGCGTTCGCGGCCGCCGGCAGGAAGCCCGCGCCGCCCCAGATGCTCCCCGCCTTCGTCATCGCCTTCGACGGCCTCATCGCCGCCACGGCCGCCAGCCTGCTTGGCGTGGCCTTGATCGTGCACTGGCTCGACCCGTCCGTGCGACTCGACCCGCTCTGGGCCAAGAACCTCACCTACTTCTTCGGCCACGACCTAGCCAACTTCATCATCTACATGCTGATAGCCCAGGTGTACGTGGGCCTGCCCCTCTACACGCGGCGGCCGTGGCCCAACACCACGGTGCTGACCATCGGCTGGTGGGGCACCCTCCTGTTCCTCCTCCTCGCGTTCCCGCACCACCTCTACATGGACTTCGCGCAACCCGTGTGGATCCAGTACGTGGGCACCGCCGCCTCGTACCTCTCCGCGCTCCCCGTGGCGGTCGTGACGGTCTTCGGCGGCGTGCTGCTCGTCTGGGGTTCCGGCATGCGGTGGGCGCTCGGCTCCACCTTCATGTTCGCCGGGTTGGCCGGCTGGATCGTGGGCGGCATCGGGGCGTTGCTCGACGCCACCATCCACTTCAACACCGTCCTCCACAACACCCTGTGGGTGCCCGCGCACTTCCACACCTACCTGCTGGGCGGCTCGTTCCTCTTCGCCATCGGTTGGGCCTTCGCCATGGTGGAGGGTCGGAGCCCACGCACCTCGTCCGCCGCGACCCGCTGGGTGGTGGCGGGCAGCGTCCTCGTGGGCATCGCGCTACTCCTCGCCTCGTTCTACGTGGCGGGAGCGGCCGGCGTGCCGCGGCGCTACGACGTCGAGCCCGACCCGGGCGCGTTCTGGGCGGGCGTGGGTTCGGTCGGCGCCATCGTCCTCATCCTCGGGCTCCTCGTCGGGCTGGTGGAGGGCGTGCGCATCTGGCGCGGCCTGA